A window of Elusimicrobiota bacterium contains these coding sequences:
- a CDS encoding response regulator: MLQNKESDYAPKAPAACVAPAPSRRRVNILLVDDHEENLLALETVLADQGYHLVKAHSGEEALRHLLKEDFALIIIDVHMPKMDGFETASLIRRRENSRHTPIIFMTGISMGEMQVQKGYMVGAVDYIFKPFIGEILRAKVAVFVELFNKAEQIREQAEQLRQIESRQHQQEIARIQDQRNRFFYLALEMMGIVGFDGLIQEVNASWEKATGFSTAELAGRTFLDFVHPDDHAAMKEHWRQLTTYSEHTLAFENRFKAKDGSYRWLLWSCVAVPGEKVFYAAAREIEEHKRLERELIKARDAALESVRVKSDFVANISHEIRTPMNVMMGMAGLLLDTKLTSEQRQYSEMVREHCDLLLSIIDDILDFSKLESGKMALEIKDFDPRGVVESVAELLAPRAQLKGLELVAWADPDVPSVLLGDASRLRQVLINLGGNAIKFTETGEVVIHVSNKQETDTHAHLRFSIRDTGIGISPQQRQGLFKPFTQADTSLTRKFGGTGLGLAFSKRLMDLMGGAIGVDSALGQGSTFFVDLAFEKQAAAGQRPVPAAALSNVRVLIIDDNASARRALIEQMNQWNMRAEGVAGEEEGLSLSAKATAAGDPYGFCLIDSRIPGVDSLALAAKIKKGLPAIKLVLMTNLIQSVDLKEMHSAGIDRSISKPVSQAALFASLGSGRNGLGPAAAAAGAKRASKTKGHKIRVLVAEDHSVNRRMMQIQLKKLGYESDVVADGKEAIEATGRFPYRLVLMDCQMPEMDGYRAATAIRKREQGSVRIPIVGVTAHAMPGDREKCLAAGMDDYISKPVTMEKLVGILDKWVDGGGRPEVTVRLPEGIDDPKLVAELIALYLNKTPQYINDLKKAYSEKSAKAVAAAAHAMRGSSLNLGLDAMAEICRRIEESAGSRRLAGLDKQLAALDEEFERIRQCLKKPQGGKSHESSRR; the protein is encoded by the coding sequence TTGCTCCAAAACAAAGAGTCGGACTACGCGCCTAAGGCGCCGGCGGCTTGCGTAGCCCCAGCGCCCTCGCGGCGCAGGGTCAACATTTTATTGGTTGACGATCATGAGGAGAACCTGCTGGCCCTGGAGACGGTTTTAGCAGACCAGGGGTATCATTTGGTCAAGGCGCATTCGGGGGAGGAGGCGCTGAGGCATCTGTTAAAAGAGGATTTCGCTTTGATCATTATCGATGTTCACATGCCCAAAATGGACGGCTTTGAAACGGCTTCGTTGATCCGCCGGCGCGAAAACTCCAGGCACACCCCGATTATTTTTATGACCGGGATCAGCATGGGCGAAATGCAGGTTCAAAAGGGGTATATGGTCGGCGCCGTCGACTATATTTTCAAGCCTTTCATCGGGGAGATTTTGCGGGCCAAGGTGGCGGTGTTCGTCGAGCTTTTCAACAAGGCCGAGCAAATCAGGGAACAAGCCGAGCAACTGCGCCAGATCGAAAGCCGGCAGCATCAGCAGGAAATCGCGCGCATCCAGGACCAGCGCAACCGGTTTTTTTATTTGGCCCTTGAGATGATGGGCATCGTGGGCTTCGACGGCTTGATTCAGGAGGTCAATGCCTCGTGGGAAAAAGCGACCGGATTTTCGACGGCGGAATTGGCCGGCCGGACATTCCTTGACTTCGTTCATCCTGATGATCACGCCGCCATGAAGGAGCATTGGCGGCAGCTGACGACTTATTCGGAGCACACGCTCGCTTTCGAGAATCGTTTCAAGGCCAAAGACGGATCTTATCGGTGGCTGCTGTGGAGCTGCGTTGCGGTTCCCGGGGAGAAGGTTTTTTATGCGGCGGCCCGCGAGATCGAAGAACACAAACGTCTTGAGCGGGAATTAATCAAAGCCCGCGACGCGGCCCTTGAGTCGGTCCGCGTCAAGTCGGATTTTGTCGCCAATATCAGCCATGAGATCAGGACGCCGATGAATGTGATGATGGGCATGGCCGGCCTTTTGCTTGACACTAAATTGACGTCCGAGCAGCGCCAATACTCCGAAATGGTGCGCGAGCATTGCGATTTACTCTTGTCCATCATTGACGATATTCTTGATTTTTCCAAGCTCGAGTCCGGGAAAATGGCTCTCGAGATCAAGGATTTCGACCCAAGGGGCGTCGTTGAGAGCGTGGCCGAGCTCCTGGCGCCCCGCGCCCAGCTCAAAGGGCTTGAACTGGTGGCCTGGGCGGATCCGGACGTTCCTTCGGTTTTGTTGGGCGACGCGTCGCGCCTGCGCCAAGTCTTGATTAATTTGGGCGGCAATGCTATTAAGTTTACGGAAACGGGTGAAGTTGTGATCCATGTGAGCAATAAACAAGAGACGGATACTCATGCGCATCTTCGTTTTTCCATTCGGGACACGGGCATCGGCATTTCTCCGCAACAGAGGCAAGGTCTTTTTAAACCTTTCACCCAGGCCGATACTTCGTTAACCCGCAAGTTCGGCGGCACCGGGCTCGGGCTGGCCTTCTCCAAGCGGCTGATGGATTTGATGGGCGGCGCCATCGGCGTCGACAGCGCGCTGGGTCAGGGCTCCACGTTTTTTGTTGATTTGGCCTTTGAAAAACAAGCCGCCGCCGGCCAGAGGCCGGTCCCGGCCGCCGCTTTGTCGAACGTCCGCGTTTTGATTATCGACGACAATGCCAGCGCGCGGCGCGCGCTGATCGAGCAGATGAATCAGTGGAACATGCGCGCCGAAGGCGTCGCCGGTGAAGAGGAGGGGTTATCCCTATCGGCCAAAGCGACGGCTGCCGGTGATCCTTACGGTTTTTGTTTGATCGATTCTCGAATTCCCGGCGTCGACAGTTTGGCTTTAGCCGCCAAGATCAAGAAGGGCCTGCCTGCGATTAAGTTGGTTTTGATGACCAACTTGATTCAATCTGTTGATTTGAAAGAAATGCACTCGGCGGGCATCGATCGCTCGATCAGCAAGCCCGTCAGTCAAGCCGCGCTTTTTGCTTCTTTGGGATCAGGGCGCAATGGCCTTGGCCCTGCGGCGGCCGCGGCCGGAGCCAAGCGCGCCTCGAAAACCAAAGGACACAAAATCCGCGTGCTCGTTGCCGAGGACCACAGCGTCAATCGAAGGATGATGCAAATTCAGCTTAAGAAGCTGGGCTATGAGTCCGATGTCGTTGCCGACGGAAAAGAAGCCATTGAAGCCACCGGCCGGTTTCCCTACCGTCTTGTGTTGATGGATTGCCAAATGCCGGAGATGGACGGTTATCGAGCGGCCACCGCCATCCGCAAGAGGGAGCAGGGCTCGGTTAGGATTCCCATCGTCGGCGTCACGGCCCATGCCATGCCCGGCGATCGGGAAAAATGCCTGGCCGCGGGCATGGATGATTACATTTCAAAACCGGTGACCATGGAGAAGCTCGTCGGCATTTTGGATAAGTGGGTGGATGGCGGGGGCCGGCCGGAGGTGACCGTGCGGTTGCCCGAGGGCATCGACGACCCTAAACTTGTGGCCGAGCTTATTGCGCTTTATCTTAATAAGACGCCTCAATACATCAATGATTTAAAAAAGGCTTATTCGGAAAAAAGCGCCAAGGCCGTGGCCGCCGCCGCCCATGCGATGCGGGGAAGCAGCTTAAACCTCGGCCTCGACGCAATGGCGGAGATTTGCCGGCGTATCGAGGAGAGCGCCGGCTCGCGGCGTCTCGCGGGTCTTGATAAGCAACTGGCCGCTTTAGACGAGGAGTTTGAACGCATTCGCCAGTGCCTCAAAAAACCCCAGGGAGGGAAAAGCCATGAAAGTTCTCGTCGCTGA